Proteins found in one Dethiosulfovibrio salsuginis genomic segment:
- the galE gene encoding UDP-glucose 4-epimerase GalE, producing the protein MILVTGGAGYIGSHTVLALKEAGYKTVVFDSLERGHRDLNFGDVFVEGDLRDYDQIESVFRAHPIEGVVHFAASSLVGQSMAEPEGYYLNNLTGTLNLLRAMRTVEVSRIVFSSSASVYGEPETIPITEEAKKDQTSVYGETKYWIERMLDSYCRSYGFGAIALRYFNAAGCDPACRTGEDHTPETHLIPLVLDVALGRRESISVFGDDYPTDDGTCVRDYIHVTDLAEAHVLSLKKLFDEGQSFRASYNLGNGKGYSVSQVIEVVREVTGHPIPTEIGPRRAGDPAVLVASSALAERELGWSQAHADLKEIVETAWAWHKKRFS; encoded by the coding sequence ATGATTCTCGTCACAGGAGGAGCGGGCTATATCGGTAGCCATACCGTCTTGGCCCTCAAGGAGGCCGGATATAAAACGGTGGTATTCGACAGCCTGGAGCGGGGCCACCGGGATCTGAACTTCGGCGATGTCTTCGTCGAGGGTGACTTAAGGGACTACGATCAGATAGAGTCGGTATTTCGGGCGCATCCTATAGAGGGAGTGGTCCATTTCGCCGCCAGCAGCCTTGTGGGCCAGTCCATGGCCGAACCGGAGGGATATTACCTGAACAATCTCACCGGGACCTTGAACCTCCTTCGTGCCATGAGGACGGTGGAAGTCAGCCGGATAGTGTTCTCCTCCTCTGCGTCGGTCTACGGTGAGCCCGAGACCATACCCATAACCGAGGAGGCCAAAAAGGACCAGACCAGCGTCTACGGCGAGACGAAATACTGGATAGAGAGGATGCTCGACTCCTACTGTCGGTCCTACGGCTTTGGGGCCATAGCCCTTCGGTACTTCAACGCCGCCGGATGCGACCCAGCCTGTCGGACCGGCGAGGACCACACCCCTGAGACCCATCTAATCCCTCTGGTTCTGGACGTGGCCTTAGGACGACGGGAGTCCATCTCCGTCTTCGGCGACGACTATCCCACCGACGACGGAACCTGCGTCAGGGACTATATCCACGTGACCGACCTGGCGGAGGCCCACGTCCTCTCTCTCAAAAAGCTGTTTGACGAGGGGCAGTCCTTCCGGGCCAGCTACAACCTGGGAAACGGAAAGGGCTACTCGGTCAGCCAGGTAATAGAGGTGGTCAGAGAGGTAACGGGACACCCTATCCCGACGGAGATCGGCCCGAGGAGGGCGGGGGATCCGGCGGTTCTGGTCGCCTCGTCGGCCCTGGCGGAGAGGGAGCTGGGCTGGAGTCAGGCCCACGCCGACCTCAAGGAGATAGTGGAGACCGCCTGGGCCTGGCATAAAAAGCGGTTTTCCTAA